The DNA region ACGCAGCCGCCAGCCCGCGGAACGCGGCCCCGTACGAGAGACCCGCCTCGGCCAGCCCCTCGTAGAACCCGTCGAGGTCCACCGGCTCAGCGTCGGCCGGCACCCATGCGCAGGCCCCGGCACCGGGAACGACGTCCCCGGAGAGCAGTCCTGTGGCATGCCGCGTCCACGGCACCCCGTCCGGCGCGCCCTCGGGCCGGCCGTGAACACTCACGGTCCGCGTCCCCGCCTCCTCGGACGCACCCACTGCGACCTGGACCTGAACACCGCCGTGACGAGGCAGGACCAGCGGCGCCTCGAACGTCAGCTCCTCGACCGTGCCGCAGCCGACACGGTCACCCGCCTGTACAGCCAGCTCCAGGAACCCCGTGCCGGGGAACACGATCGACTCCCCGACGACGTGATCGGCGAGCCAGGGCTGCGCTTCCGCGGAGAGCCGCCCGGTCACCAGCACCGTGTCCGAGTCCGCCGGCCGGACGACCGCACTGAGCAGCGGATGCTTCACCGACTCCAGCCCGGCCGAAGCGACGTCGCCCGCACGGATGGAGCTCTTGGCCCAGTAGTGCTGGTGTTGGAAGGCGTACGTGGGCAGGTCGGTGGTGCGGGCGTCGGTGTGGGCGAAGACGGCTTCCCAGTCGACGGTCGCACCGTGGGTGTGGAGGTGGCTGAGGGCGGTGAGGGTGGTGTGGGTTTCGTTGTGGTGGGGGCGGAGGGTGGGGGTGAAGGTGAGGTGGTGGTCGGTGAGGGTGTCCTGGGCCATGGCGGTCAGGACGGCGTCGGGGCCGATTTCGAGGTAGGTGGTGACGCCGTGGGTGTGGAGGGTGGTGAGGGTGTGGGTGAAGCGGACGGTGTCGCGTGCGTGGGTGGTCCAGTAGTGGGGGTCGGGGGTGTGGGGTTCGGCGGTGGTGTTGGAGATGAGGGGGATGTGGGGGGTGTGGTGGGTGAGGGTGTCGGCTGTTCTCCCGAATTCCTCGAGCATGGGGTTCATGAGGGGGGAGTGGAAGGCGTGGGAGGTGCGGAGGTGTTTGGTTTTGCGGTCGGGGAAGTGGTTGGCGATGGTCTGGGCTTGGGTTGTGTCGCCGGAGATGACGGTGGAGGTGGGGGTGTTGAGTGCGGCGATGGTGACGTGGTCGGTGAGGTGGGGGCGGATCTCGTCTTCGGTGGCCTGGATGGCGATCATGGTGCCGGTTGTGGGGAGGGCTTGCATGAGGCGTCCGCGGGCGGCGACCAGGGTGGCCGCGTCCTGGAGGGTGAGGGCGCCGGCGACGTGGGCGGCGGCGAGTTCTCCGATGGAGTGTCCGGCGACGTAGTCGGGGCGGATGCCCCATGACTCCAGGAGTCGGAAGAGTGCGACTTCGAGGGCGAACAGTGCGGGCTGGGTGTATTCGGTGCGGTCCAGGAGAGCCGCTTCCGGGCTGTCCTCGGGTGCGAACAGCACGTCCCGGAGTGACAGGTCCAGGTGGGGGTCGAGGTGGCTGATCGCCTCGTCGAGGGCGTCCCTGTAGGTGGGGAAGGTTTCGTGGAGTTCGCGGCCCATACCGGGGCGCTGACTGCCCTGTCCGGTGAAGAGGAAGGCGAGTTTCCCGTTCGACACGCTGCCTTGGACGACGCCTGCGGTTTTTTCTCCGGCCGCGAGGGCTGCGAGGGCTGTGAGGTGGGTGCGGGTGTCGTCGGGGTCGGTGGTGAGCAGGACGGCGCGGTGTTCGAGGGTTGCGCGGGTGGTGGCGAGGGAGTAGCCGGTGTCGAGGACCGGTTGGGGGGTGTCGGTGAGGTGGGTGAGGAGGCGGTGTGCCTGGGCGTGGAGGGCGTCGGGGGTTTTGCCGGACAGTACCCACGGGACCACCGGCAGCGAACGCACCAGGTCACGGTCCCCGTTCCCGTCCGTAACCGGATCGGACGGTTCCTCGGCAGGAGCCTGCTCCAGGATGATGTGGGCGTTGGTACCACTCAGCCCGAACGACGACACAGCTGCCCGCCGGGGGCGGTCCGTCCCGGGCCATTCGCGGGCCTCCGTCAGCAGTTCGACAGCGCCTGATGACCAGTCCACATGCGAGGTGGGCTCCGAGACGTGGAGTGTCTTCGGGAGTATGCCGTGCCGCAGGGCCTGGACCATCTTGACGATGCCGCTCACACCAGCGGCGGCGTGAGCATGACCGATGTTGGACTTGATGGAGCCGAGGTACAGCGGCCTGCCCTCCGCGCGCCCCTGCCCGTAGGTGCTGAGCAGCGCCTGCGCCTCGATCGGATCGCCGAGCGTCGTGCCGGTGCCGTGGCCCTCGACCACGTCGACGTCGGCGGTGGTGAGGCGGGCGTCGGCGAGTGCCTGGCGGATGACGCGCTGCTGGGCAGGGCCGCTGGGTGCGGTGAGGCCGTTGCTGGCGCCGTCCTGGTTGACCGCGCTGCCCCGCACCACCGCCAGTACGGGGTGGTTGTTACGGCGGGCGTCCGACAGCCGCTCCACCACCAGGACGCCGACACCCTCCCCCCAGCCGGTCCCGGCCGCGTCGTCCGAGAACGCGCGGCACCGGCCGTCCGTGGCCAGTCCACGCTGTCGGCTGAAGGCGATGAACGGCGCAGGCGTCGCCATCACCATGACACCACCCGCCAGTGCGAGACCGCATTCCTTGCGGCGCAGTGCCTGGCAGGCCAGATGCAGCGCGACCAGCGACGACGAACACGCCGTGTCCACCGTCACCGCAGGGCCTTCGAGGCCCAGTGCGAAGGAGATCCGGCCCGAGATCACCGCAGCGGCCGTCGCCGTTGTCATATAGGCCTCGGCCACTTCCGGTGCCTCGCCCAGGACGTGCTCGTAGTCCTGGATCCCGGACCCGGCGAACACTCCGACCCGCTGCCCGCGCAGGGTCTGCGGATTCACCTCGGCGCGTTCCAGAGCCTCCCAGGAAGCCTCGAGGAGCAGCCGCTGCTGGGGGTCCATCGCCACGGCCTCACGCGGCGAGATCCCGAAGAACCCGGGGTCGAACTCTCCTGCGCCGTCCAGGAACCCGCCCTCGCGCACATAGCTCGTACCGGCGTCGTCGGGCTCGTCGCTGAAGAGGTCACCGGTGTTCCAGCCCCGGTCGGAAGGGAACGGGCTGACGGCGTCACGGCCCTCGGCGACCAGCTGCCACAGATCCTCCGGGGAGGCGATCCCTCCGGGGTAGCGGCAACTCATGGCCACAATGGCGATCGGCTCCTGCTCGGCGCTCTCGGCCTCCTGGAGCCGCTGACGCGTCTGATGGAGCTCCGCGGTCACCCGCTTGAGGTACCCGAGGAGCTTTTCGTCGTTCGCCATCGTGTGTTCACGCATCCTTTTGACGTCTCGAAACCATGGGTGCGAGGGCGCACAGCAGAGGTCAGGCCAGGCCCAGTTCGTTGTCGATGAAGTCGAAGACGTCATCGGCGCTGGCGGAGCCGAGCTGTTCGCTCACATCCGCGCCCGGGCCGGCCGCCGCGACGACCCCGTTCACCTGTGCCACCAGTGCCTGGAGCCGCGCTGACACGCGGTTCTCCTGGATCTCCTGCGGCGAGAGCGCGGCGATGGCCTGCTCCAGTCGGTCCAGACCCGTGAGAGCCGGCGCGCCCCGCCCGGCCGCAGCGTCGTCCAGGCACAGCTCCGCGTGCAGGAACCCGGCCAGTGCCTTGGGACTCGCGTGGTCGAAGACGATCGTCGTCGGCAGCTTCAGGCCCGTCGCCGCGCCGAGCCGGGTCCGGATGTCGACGGCGGCCACCGAGTCGATCCCGAGGCTGTCGAAGGCGCGCTCGATGTCCAGCTCGGCGGCGTCGACGTAGCCGAGCACCTGCGCCAGCTGCGTACGCACCAGATCGAGCAGAACCCGGTGCTGTTCGGCCGCCGGTATCCCGGCGAGCCGGTCCGCCAGCGACACCCCGGCGGGCGTGTCCGCCGACTCCGCCGGTTCCACGAGTGCCTCCTGTACCTCGGGCAGCGCGTCCAGCAGCGGGCGGGTACGGGCCAGGACGAACGTCGGCGCGAACCGGGACCAGTCGAAGTCCGCGACCACCAGGTGACTCTCGCCACCGTCCAGTGCGTCGCCCAGGGCGCGCAGCGCCAGAGCCGGCCGCATCACCGGAGCGCCGATGCGCTCGGTCAGCGCCCGCAGTTCGTCGTCGACCATGCCGCCGTCCCACGACCCCCACGCGACGGACGTCACCGCCCGCCCCTGGGCACGGCGGGCATGGGCGAGTCCGTCCAGGAACGCGTTGGCGGCGGCGTAGGCGGACTGCCCCGTGCTGCCCCACACGGCGGCTCCCGATGAGAACAGGACGAAGGCGTCCAGCGGGGCGTCGCCCAGCAGCTCGTCCAGGTGGCGTGCGCCGAGCACCTTGGCCCGTGCCACCTCGGCCACTTCGTCGAGTGACAGTTCGGTCAACGCCGCCATCCGCTGAGGGGCGCCTGCCGCGTGGAACACACCGGTCAACGGGTGTTCGGCCGGCACCGTGTCCAAGGCCGCGCGCAACGATTCGCGGTCGGCCACGTCGCAGGCCAGCATCGTCACCCGGGTGCCGAGCGCCTCCAGCTCCGCCGCCAGCTCGCCCGCGCCGTCGGCCGCCGGGCCACGGCGGCTGGTCAGCAGCAGGTGCCCGGCGCCGTGGCCGGCCAGCCAGCGCGCCACATGGGCACCGAGAGCGCCGGTCGCGCCGGTGATGAGTGTGGTTCCCCGGGGACGCCACGCCTGCTGTGCGGTCGTACGGTCCTGACGAGCCGCCCTGACCATCCGGCGGGCGAAGACGCCCTGGGTGCGGACCGCGATCTGGTCCTCGCCCGACCCGGCCAGCACCGAGCACAGTCGGTCGACGGCCTGCCTGTCCGGGGCAGGCGGCAGGTCCACCAGACCGCCCCAGGTGTCCGGCGCCTCGACCGAGAGCCCGATTCCCAGTCCCCACAGCGCCGACTGAGCGGGATCGGTCAGCTCCCCCGGACGGTCCACCGCGACCGCCCCGGACGTCACGCACCACAGGCGCGCGGTGATGCGCGCGTCGCTCAGCGCCTGGACGGCGACCACCGTCGCCGCCCCGCCGCGCGACAGCGCCGGATGACGGTCGTGTGCCCGCCCGTCGAGCCCCAGCAGTGACACCACACCCGCGAGGTCCTCCGGGGCCACGTGGCTGCGCAGTTGCCGCGCCAGGTCCGCGCGGTCGACGTCCCGGTCGGACTTCGTGCCGACGTTCACGGCGACCGTACGCACACCGGCTCGGTCCAGCCCCGCGACGACGGCCTGTACGTCCGCCTCGACCGTGGCATCGCCCGCCACCGGGATCAGCACCGCCCACGTTCCGGACAGCGGCTCGGTGAGCCCGTCACCGCTGACGGGCCGCCAAGTCACCCGGTACCGCCATGAGTCCACCGTGTGCAGCTCCCGGTGGTCCTGCCGCCACACATTCAGTGCGGGCAGTACCTCACCGAGGGCCGCCGCGTCCACCTCAAGCCGGTCCGCCAGCGACTCGTAGCCCTCGCTCTTGGCCCCCTGCTCGACCGTGTCCCAGAACACGGTGTCCATGGGGTCGGCCGGAGCACCGCCACTCCGCGCGTTCTCCGGAGGAGTCCACCAGTAGTGCTGGTGTTGGAAGGCGTAGGTGGGGAGGGGGGTGGTGTGGGCGTGGGTGTGGGCGAAGACGGCTTGCCAGTTGATGGTTGTGCCGTGGGTGTGGAGGTGGCTGAGGGCGGTGAGGGTGGTGTGGGTTTCGTTGTGGTGGGGGCGGAGGGTGGGGGTGAAGGTGAGGTGGTGGTCGGTGAGGGTGTCCTGGGCCATGGCGGTCAGGACGGCGTCGGGGCCGATTTCGAGGTAGGTGGTGACGCCGTGGGTGTGGAGGGTGGTGAGGGTGTGGGTGAAGCGGACGGTGTCGCGTGCGTGGGTGGTCCAGTAGTGGGGGTCGGGGGTGTGGGGTTCGGCGGTGGTGTTGGAGATGAGGGGGATGTGGGGGGTGTGGTGGGTGAGGGTGTCGGCTGTTCTCCCGAATTCCTCGAGCATGGGGTTCATGAGGGGGGAGTGGAAGGCGTGGGAGGTGCGGAGGTGTTTGGTTTTGCGGTCGGCGAAGTGGTTGGCGATGGTCTGGGCTTGGGTTGTGTCGCCGGAGATGACGGTGGAGGTGGGGGTGTTGAGTGCGGCGATGGTGACGTGGTCGGTGAGGTGGGGGCGGATCTCGTCTTCGGTGGCCTGGATGGCGATCATGGTGCCGGTTGTGGGGAGGGCTTGCATGAGGCGTCCGCGGGCGGCGACGAGGGTGGCGGCGTCCTGGAGGGTGAGGGCGCCGGCGACGTGGGCGGCGGCGAGTTCTCCGATGGAGTGTCCGGCGACGTAGTCGGGGCGGATGCCCCATGACTCGAGGAGTCGGAAGAGTGCGACTTCGAGGGCGAAGAGTGCGGGCTGGGTGTATTCGGTGCGGTCCAGGAGTTCGGTGTTGTCGGTGTCCCAGATGACTGTGCGCAGTGGTTGGGGCAGGTGGGGGTCGAGGTGGCTGATCGCCTCGTCGAGGGCGTCCCTGTAGGTGGGGAAGGTTTCGTAGAGTTCGCGGCCCATGCCGGGGCGCTGACTGCCCTGTCCGGTGAAGAGGAAGGCGAGTTTCCCGTTGGTCATGCTGCCTTGGACGACGCCCGCGGGTTCATCTCCCGCCGCGAGGGCTGTGAGGCGGGTGCGGGCGTCGTCGGGGTCGGTGGTGAGCAGGACGGCCCGGTGGTGCAGGGCCGCGCGGGTGGTGGCCAGGGAGTACGCGAGGTCGAGCGGGGTCGCGTCCTCCTGGTGAGCGTCGATGAACGCTGCCAGGCTTTCGGCCTGGGCGCGCAGGGCCTTGGGGCTGGTGCCGGACAGGATCCAGGGCAGCACCGGCAGCGAACCTACCGGGCCACCGTCCGCGTCTCCGTCCGGAGCCGGATCGGACGGCTCCTCGGCGGGAGCCTGTTCCAGGATGACGTGGGCGTTGGTACCACTCAGCCCGAACGACGAGACGGCCGCGCGACGCGGGTGGTCGGTCTCGGGCCATGCCCGGGTATCCGTGAGGAGTTCGACGGCGCCGGCCGTCCAGTCGATGTGCGGGGACGGTTCGTCGACGTGCAGTGTCTGCGGCAGCACCCCGTGGTGCATCGCCTGGACCATCTTGATGATCCCGCCGACGCCGGCGGCGGCCTGCGCGTGGCCGATGTTGGACTTGATGGAGCCGAGGTACAGCGGCCTGCCCTCCGGGCGTCCCTGCCCGTAGGTGGCCAGGAGCGCTTGTGCCTCGATGGGGTCGCCGAGCGTCGTGCCGGTGCCGTGGGCCTCGACGGCGTCGACGTCGGCGGTGGTGAGCTGGGCGTCGGCGAGTGCCTGGCGGATGACGCGCTGCTGGGCAGGACCGTTGGGTGCGGTGAGGCCGTTGCTGGCGCCGTCCTGGTTGACGGCGCTGCCGCGGACCACGGCCAGTACGGGGTGGCCGAGTCGTTGGGCGTCGGAGAGGCGTTCGACCAGGAGCATGCCGACGCCTTCGCCCCATCCGGTGCCGTCGGCGCCCGCGGCGAACGACTTGCACCGCCCGTCGGGGGAGAGCCCGCGTTGCTGGCTGAACCCGATGAAGGAATGCGGCGTCGCCATGACGGTGACACCGCCGGCGAGGGCGAGCGAGCACTCACCACGCCGTAGGGCCTGCATCGCCTGGTGCAGGGCGACCAGCGACGACGAACACGCCGTGTCCACCGTCACCGCCGGTCCCTCGAGCCCCAGCGTGTACGCCACTCGGCCCGAAGCCACACTGCCCAGGACGCTGACGCCGCCGTCACCGCCGATGGCGTAGTCGTGGTACACCAGCCCGGTGTAGACGGCGGTCCGGCTGCCCTTGAGGGACAGGGGATCGATCCCGGCCCGCTCGACGGCCTCCCAGGACGTCTCCAGGACCAGGCGCTGCTGTGCATCGGTCTCGCGCGCCTCACCGGGGCTCATCCGGAAGAGATCCGCGTCGAACTCGCCCGCCGTGTGCACGAATCCGCCCTCGCGGGAGTACGTCTTCCCGGGTTTCGCGGGCTCCGGGTCGAAGATTCCGTCGATGTCCCAGCCCCGGTTCTCGGGGAAGAACGAGATGCCGTCACCGCCGGAGGCGACCAGCTCCCACAGCGCCTCGGGCGAGTCCGCCCCGCCCGGGAACCGGCAGCTCATGCCGATGATCGCGATCGGCTCGCGCGGCGCGGCCTCGGCTTCGCGCAGACGCCGCTTCGCCGTCTGGAGATCGGCAGTGGCGCGCTTGAGGTAGTCGCGCAGTCTGTCGTCATTGCTCATGGAAGATCAACCATCCTCGCGCCACTCGCGGCGTGGTGGGGAACGTGCGTGGAGGAGACAGGTGCCGGCGGTGTGCCGGCCCGGCGGGGACCGGGTCGGTACCGGCCGTCAGGACGACCCCAGTTCGCTGTCGAGAACCCGGAACAACTCGTCGTCGGTGGCCGCCTCGAATGTCGCCGGATCCGCCGCGGCCTCGGCGCCGGAGGTGCTGTGCAGATCGCTCCAGCGGCGCATCAGGGCATCGAGCCGTGCCGTGACCCGGCTGACGGTGTCGCCCCCGCCGGACCCGAGCGTGAGCAGCGCGGCCTCCAGTCGATCGGCCTCGGCCAGCACCGGGGCGGCGGCGTCCGCCTCCTCTGGCTGCATCACGGAGCCCAGATATGCCGTCACGTCCCGTGCCGTCGGATGGTCGAAGACCAGGGTCGACGTCAGTTGAAGCCCTGTCAGCCGTTCGAGTCTTCTCCGCAGTTCGATCGCGGCGAGCGAGTCGAATCCCATGGCCTGGAACGGCTGGTCCGGCTCGACGGCCGTGGCCGAATCGTGCTCGAGCACGGCGGCGACCTCCGCCACCACGATGTCGAGGAGACGCTGCTCGCGTTCCGACTCCGCGAGATCCGCGAGCAACCGCCGGATCCCGGCTCCCGACACCCCACCGGCCGCCCCGGAACGCCGGTGGGCGGGCCGTCGCACGAGACCGCTCAGGACAGGCGGCACCTCGTGCGGCTCGGCGCGCAGCGCGGCAACGTCCAGGCGTACGGGGAACACCGACGGCTGTGCCAGGCCCAGGGCCGCGTCGAAGAGCCGCAACCCCTCCTCGGCGTCCAGCACGGGCAGACCGGACCGGTCGCGCCCATCCGGGGAACGCCCGTCAGAGGCTTCGCCGCTCTCCGTACGCCACGGTCCGAAAGCCAGGGACACCGTGGGCAGGCCTTGCGCCGTACGGTGCACGGCAAGGGCGTCGAGGAAGGTGGCCGCTGCCGCGCGGCCGCCCTGCCCCATGCCGTGCAGCACGCCCACCGACGACGAGACCAGCACGAACGCGTCCAGCGGGAGTTCGCGCGTCGCCTCGTGCAGGGCCCATGCCCCGTCGGACCCGTTGCGCAGCACTTCGTCCAGGTGCTCCGGCGTCACCCCGTCGAGCAGCGCGTTGCCGGACGGCGCGCCCACGTGCACCACGGCACAGAGCGGATGATCGGCCGGTACAGAGGTCAGGAGAAGGGCCACCGCCTCGCGGTCGGTGAACTCGCCCGCCACCACCCGTGCTTCGGCGCCGAGCTTTCGCAACTCCCTTACCACATCGGCGTCCCGACGCGGGTGCGAACCGGATGAGGCACCGGTTGCAGCACCGGACGCCGAGTTCCCCGTCGCGTCCTCCGTGAGCAGGATGCGGCGTACGCCGTGCTCGGCGACGAGATGCCGGGCGACCAACGCCCCGGCGCCCCGCGTACCGCCCGTGACGAGAACGGTGCCGGCCGGATCCCAGCGCCCGGTCACCGGCTCCGCAGCGGGCAGCGGCTTGGCGCGCGCCAGACGCGGAACCAGCAACCGGCCCTCGCGAAGGACGAGTTCGGGTTCGCCGAGGGTGAGGGCGGTGTGCAGGGCCTGGGCGGATGCTTCGGTGTGGTCGAGGTCGACGAGGACGAAGCGGTCGGGGTGTTCGGCCTGGGCGGCGCGGACCAGACCCCACACCGGAGCCGGCCCGAGCTCCACGTCGGACGGCCCCACGGCGACACCGTTCCGAGTGGCGACGACGAGCCGCGAACCGTCGTATCGCCTGTCGGCCACGCAGGAGCGGATCGCGTCCACGACCGAGGCCAGCACGGTACGGACATCAGCGGCAACGTCGTCGGAAGAGACCGGAGCCACCTCGAGCAGCACATACGCCGGTATCTCGGCGTCCGTCCGGCTCACCTCGTCCAGCGATACGAGGGCCGAGGCGTCCGGAGCCCCGGTCGCGGGGAGCGCGACGGGCTGCCAGTCCAGGGTGAACAGCGAGTCCTGGTGCACCGAGTCCGCCGCGCGCAACTCGGCCACGGAGACCGGGCGCGAGACCAGGGATTCGACCGACAACACGGGCCTGCCGGAACCGTCCGCGACCGCCAGGCTCACGCTGTCCGGGCCCGTCGTCGCGATCCGCACCCGCAACTCGGTGGCACCCGGTGTGTGCAGTGCCACCCCGTTCCAGGCCGCTGCCAAGAGCGGCGTCTCGGAATCCGGCCCGTCGAGTCGGTCCACATGCATGGTGGCGTCGAGGAGGGCGGGGTGGATGCCGAAGCGTTCGGCGTCCGCGTGGGCTTCTTCGGGGAGGGTGATCTCGGCGTAGATCTCGTCGCCGTGTCGCCAGGCGGCTTTCAGGCCCTGGAAGATCGGCCCGTAGGCGTAACCACGTTCGAGTAGACGCTCGTAACCGCCCTCGATCTTCAGCGGCAGGGCACTCGGCGGCGGCCACTCGACCAGCTCGACTTCCTTGCCGGCCTGAGCGGGCACGAGAACACCGGCGGCATGATGGACCCACGCGGTGTTCGCCGGTGCGGCCTCGTCGCGCGAGTAGCAGTCGACGGCGCGGCGACGGTCCTCGTCCGGTGCGCCCACCACCACCTGGAGCGTCACATCGCCCACCTCGGGCAGGACGAGCGGGGCCGTCAGGGACAGCCCGTCGATGACATGGGAGTCGGTTTCGTGTGCCGCGCGCAGCATCATGTCGACGAAGCCGGCGGCGGGCACGACCCGGATCCCGAGGACGTCGTGGTCGGCGAGCCAAGCATGCGTGCTCGACGAAACCCGACCCGTCAGTGCCAGCCCGCCCCCACCTGCGAGCTCCACCACGGCGCTGAGTAGGGGGTGTTCGGTGGTGGCCTGGCCGAGGTGTGTGGCGTCGATGGAGGTGGTGGGAGTGCTGGTCCAGTAGTGCTGGTGTTGGAAGGCGTAGGTGGGGAGGGGGGTGGTGTGGGCGTGGGTGTGGGCGAAGACGGCTTGCCAGTTGATGGTTGTGCCGTGGGTGTGGAGGTGGCTGAGGGCGGTGAGGGTGGTGTGGGTTTCGTTGTGGTGGGGGCGGAGGGTGGGGGTGAAGGTGAGGTGGTGGTCGGTGAGGGTGTCTTGGGCCATGGCGGTCAGGACGGCGTCGGGGCCGATTTCGAGGTAGGTGGTGACGCCGTGGGTGTGGAGGGTGGTGAGGGTGTGGGTGAAGCGGACGGTGTCGCGTGCGTGGGTGGTCCAGTAGTGGGGGTCGGGGGTGTGGGGTTCGGCGGTGGTGTTGGAGATGAGGGGGATGTGGGGGGTGTGGTGGGTGAGGGTGTCGGCTGTTCTCCCGAATTCCTCGAGCATGGGGTTCATGAGGGGGGAGTGGAAGGCGTGGGAGGTGCGGAGGTGTTTGGTTTTGCGGTCGGGGAAGTGGTTGGCGATGGTCTGGGCTTGGGTTGTGTCGCCGGAGATGACGGTGGAGGTGGGGGTGTTGAGTGCGGCGATGGTGACGTGGTCGGTGAGGTGGGGGCGGATCTCGTCTTCGGTGGCCTGGATGGCGATCATGGTGCCGGTTGTGGGGAGGGCTTGCATGAGGCGTCCGCGGGCGGCGACGAGGGTGGCGGCGTCCTGGAGGGTGAGGGCGCCGGCGACGTGGGCGGCGGCGAGTTCTCCGATGGAGTGTCCGGCGACGTAGTCGGGGCGGATGCCCCATGACTCCAGGAGTCGGAAGAGTGCGACTTCGAGGGCGAAGAGTGCGGGCTGGGTGTATTCGGTGCGGTCCAGGAGAGCCGCTTCCGGGCTGTCCTCGGGTGCGAACAGCACGTCCCGCAGTGACAGGTCCAGGTGGGGGTCGAGGTGGCTGATCGCCTCGTCGAGGGCGTCCCTGTAGGTGGGGAAGGTTTCGTAGAGTTCGCGGCCCATGCCGGGGCGCTGACTGCCCTGTCCGGTGAAGAGGAAGGCGAGTTTCCCGTTCGTCACGCTGCCTTGGACGACGCCTGCGGTCTTTTCTCCGGCCGCGAGGGTGCGAAGGCTTTCCACATGGTCCGTGCGACTGCGGTGCACCAGTACGGCGCGGTGCTCGAACGCGGTGCGTGTGGTCGCCAGGGAGAGTCCGATGTCGGCCGGTGAGGCGGTGTCGTCTGTCTCGAGGAGGGTGGCCAGTTTCGCGGCCTGTGCGCTCAGCGCGGACTCGTCCTTGCCGGAAAGCACCCACGGAACGAACTCTGATCCGGGGGTCGGTGTGTCTGCGGATTCCTTCTTATCCTTGGTGGCGTCCTGTGGGGCACTCTCCAGGATGATGTGGGCGTTGGTGCCGCTGATGCCGAACGATGACACGCCTGCCCGTCGGGGGCGGTCCGTCTCGGGCCATGTCCGGGTGTCGGTGAGGAGTTCGACGGCGCCGGTTGTCCAGTCGATGTGGGGTGAGGGTTCGTCGATGTGGAGTGTCTGTGGCAGGACTCCGTGGTGTATGGCCTGGACCATTTTGATGATGCCGGCGACGCCTGCGGCGGCTTGGGTGTGGCCGATGTTGGACTTGATGGAGCCGAGCCAGAGTGGCTGGTCGTCGGTGCGCTGTTGTCCGTAGGTGGCCAGGAGTGCTTGTGCCTCGATGGGGTCGCCGAGTTTGGTGCCGGTGCCGTGGGCTTCGACGGCGTCCACGTCGGACGGGGACAGGTGGGCGTCGGCGAGTGCCTGGTGGATGACGCGCTGTTGGGAGGGGCCGTTGGGTGCGGTGAGGCCGTTGCTGGCGCCGTCCTGGTTGACGGCGCTGCCGCGGACCACGGCCAGTACGGGGTGGCCGAGTCGTTGGGCGTCGGAGAGGCGTTCGACCAGGAGCATGCCGACGCCTTCGCCCCATCCGGTGCCGTCGGCGCCCGCGGCGAAGGACTTGCACCGCCCGTCGGGGGAGAGCCCGCGCTGGCGGCTGAAGTCCACGAACGTTTCGGGGGTGGCCATGACGGTGACACCGCCGGCCAGGGCGAGGGAGCACTCACCACGTCGTAGGGCCTGCATCGCCCAGTGCAGTGCGACCAGCGACGACGAACAGGCCGTGTCCACCGTCACCGCAGGTCCCTCGAGCCCCAACGTGTAGGAGACCCGACCCGAGACAATGCTGCCCGCGGTGCCGTTGAGTGCGTAATCGTGGTACATGACGCCGGCGAAGACGCCGGTGGGGCTGCCCTTGAGGGAGTGGGGGTCGATGCCGGCGCGTTCGACGGCTTCCCAGGAGGTTTCGAGCAGCAGGCGTTGCTGGGGGTCCATTTCGGTGGCTTCCCGCGGTGATACACCGAAGAAGGCGGGATCGAAGTCGGCGGCGTCGTGGAGGAAGCCACCCTCACGGGAGTAGGTCTTGCCCGGGGTACCCGGCTCGGGGTCGTAGAGGTTGTCGAGGTCCCAGCCCCGGTCGACGGGGAAACCGGTGACGGCGTCGGTACCGGTGACGACCATGCGCCACAGGTCTTCGGGGGAATTGACACCGCCGGGATAGCGGCAGGCCATGCCCACGATCGCGATCGGCTCGTCGTCCACGACGGACGTGGCCGGCTTCGCCGCCGTGGCCAATTCGGCCCGGTCCTCCAGAACAAGGGTGGCGATGTACTGGGCGAGTGCCTGCGCCGTCGGATAGTCGAAGGTCAGCGTGGCGGGCAGTCGCAGGCCGGTGGCGGAGTTCAGCCGGTTACGGAG from Streptomyces sp. NBC_01754 includes:
- a CDS encoding type I polyketide synthase, translating into MRDYLKRATADLQTAKRRLREAEAAPREPIAIIGMSCRFPGGADSPEALWELVASGGDGISFFPENRGWDIDGIFDPEPAKPGKTYSREGGFVHTAGEFDADLFRMSPGEARETDAQQRLVLETSWEAVERAGIDPLSLKGSRTAVYTGLVYHDYAIGGDGGVSVLGSVASGRVAYTLGLEGPAVTVDTACSSSLVALHQAMQALRRGECSLALAGGVTVMATPHSFIGFSQQRGLSPDGRCKSFAAGADGTGWGEGVGMLLVERLSDAQRLGHPVLAVVRGSAVNQDGASNGLTAPNGPAQQRVIRQALADAQLTTADVDAVEAHGTGTTLGDPIEAQALLATYGQGRPEGRPLYLGSIKSNIGHAQAAAGVGGIIKMVQAMHHGVLPQTLHVDEPSPHIDWTAGAVELLTDTRAWPETDHPRRAAVSSFGLSGTNAHVILEQAPAEEPSDPAPDGDADGGPVGSLPVLPWILSGTSPKALRAQAESLAAFIDAHQEDATPLDLAYSLATTRAALHHRAVLLTTDPDDARTRLTALAAGDEPAGVVQGSMTNGKLAFLFTGQGSQRPGMGRELYETFPTYRDALDEAISHLDPHLPQPLRTVIWDTDNTELLDRTEYTQPALFALEVALFRLLESWGIRPDYVAGHSIGELAAAHVAGALTLQDAATLVAARGRLMQALPTTGTMIAIQATEDEIRPHLTDHVTIAALNTPTSTVISGDTTQAQTIANHFADRKTKHLRTSHAFHSPLMNPMLEEFGRTADTLTHHTPHIPLISNTTAEPHTPDPHYWTTHARDTVRFTHTLTTLHTHGVTTYLEIGPDAVLTAMAQDTLTDHHLTFTPTLRPHHNETHTTLTALSHLHTHGTTINWQAVFAHTHAHTTPLPTYAFQHQHYWWTPPENARSGGAPADPMDTVFWDTVEQGAKSEGYESLADRLEVDAAALGEVLPALNVWRQDHRELHTVDSWRYRVTWRPVSGDGLTEPLSGTWAVLIPVAGDATVEADVQAVVAGLDRAGVRTVAVNVGTKSDRDVDRADLARQLRSHVAPEDLAGVVSLLGLDGRAHDRHPALSRGGAATVVAVQALSDARITARLWCVTSGAVAVDRPGELTDPAQSALWGLGIGLSVEAPDTWGGLVDLPPAPDRQAVDRLCSVLAGSGEDQIAVRTQGVFARRMVRAARQDRTTAQQAWRPRGTTLITGATGALGAHVARWLAGHGAGHLLLTSRRGPAADGAGELAAELEALGTRVTMLACDVADRESLRAALDTVPAEHPLTGVFHAAGAPQRMAALTELSLDEVAEVARAKVLGARHLDELLGDAPLDAFVLFSSGAAVWGSTGQSAYAAANAFLDGLAHARRAQGRAVTSVAWGSWDGGMVDDELRALTERIGAPVMRPALALRALGDALDGGESHLVVADFDWSRFAPTFVLARTRPLLDALPEVQEALVEPAESADTPAGVSLADRLAGIPAAEQHRVLLDLVRTQLAQVLGYVDAAELDIERAFDSLGIDSVAAVDIRTRLGAATGLKLPTTIVFDHASPKALAGFLHAELCLDDAAAGRGAPALTGLDRLEQAIAALSPQEIQENRVSARLQALVAQVNGVVAAAGPGADVSEQLGSASADDVFDFIDNELGLA